One stretch of Pararhizobium qamdonense DNA includes these proteins:
- a CDS encoding putative bifunctional diguanylate cyclase/phosphodiesterase, which yields MKSAETPSQHISRNDLHAMAYTDPLTGLGNSYKLRDKVREIAAERASDPAPFTIGLANLDGFKPINDLFGPSAGDEILCQVASRLLACVPDGATVIRAGGDEFGFVLPLVFERKAAEKIGHMLKEVLSAPFDLGERNVRLSASFGFAVYPFAGEDFEDLLKSADTALYRSKRRGRGQITVYSQEIAQEMKRATQLEQALRNAIIADEVDVHFQPIVNLKTEMVVGFEALARWCDPDLGYVSPAVFVPLAEERGFIDSLSETLLRKAAETALLWPKELFLSFNLSSAQLMDPMTATNVLSIIQRAGLDPRRLELEITETAVMTDADVAQRIVTELRAAGVRISLDDFGTGQSSLGRLRDFSFDKVKVDRAFVSRISADRASEHIVKAIIAMCDGLNLEVVAEGIEDFSEALKLKGLGCGMGQGYFYGKPADSVTTLRYLAEKYHDNGPALSVAV from the coding sequence GGTGCGCGAAATCGCCGCCGAGCGCGCCAGCGATCCTGCGCCATTCACCATCGGCCTTGCCAATCTCGACGGGTTCAAGCCGATCAACGATCTCTTCGGCCCCAGTGCCGGCGATGAAATCCTGTGCCAGGTGGCAAGCCGGCTGCTGGCCTGCGTGCCGGACGGCGCAACCGTCATTCGCGCCGGTGGCGACGAGTTCGGCTTCGTTCTGCCGCTGGTCTTTGAGCGCAAGGCGGCCGAAAAGATCGGCCACATGCTGAAAGAGGTGCTGTCGGCGCCTTTCGATCTCGGCGAGCGCAATGTCCGCCTCTCGGCCTCCTTCGGCTTTGCCGTCTATCCCTTCGCCGGCGAGGACTTCGAGGATCTGTTGAAAAGCGCCGATACGGCGCTCTACCGTTCCAAACGCCGCGGCCGTGGCCAGATCACCGTCTATTCCCAGGAAATCGCCCAGGAGATGAAGCGGGCGACGCAGCTGGAACAGGCGCTGCGCAACGCCATCATCGCCGATGAGGTCGATGTCCATTTCCAGCCGATCGTCAATTTAAAGACGGAAATGGTCGTGGGCTTTGAAGCGCTGGCCCGCTGGTGCGATCCGGACCTCGGCTATGTCTCTCCCGCCGTCTTCGTGCCGCTTGCTGAAGAACGCGGCTTTATCGATTCTCTGTCCGAGACGCTTTTGCGCAAGGCGGCGGAAACGGCGCTGCTCTGGCCGAAGGAATTGTTCCTGTCGTTCAACCTGTCGTCGGCCCAGCTGATGGACCCGATGACGGCCACCAACGTCCTATCGATCATCCAGCGTGCCGGGCTTGATCCGCGCCGGCTGGAGCTCGAAATTACAGAAACCGCCGTGATGACCGATGCGGATGTGGCCCAGCGGATCGTCACCGAACTGCGCGCCGCCGGCGTGCGCATTTCGCTCGATGATTTCGGCACCGGGCAATCCAGCCTTGGCCGCCTGCGCGATTTCTCCTTCGACAAGGTCAAGGTCGATCGCGCCTTCGTGTCGCGCATCTCCGCCGACCGTGCATCCGAGCATATCGTCAAGGCGATCATCGCCATGTGCGACGGCCTCAATCTCGAAGTCGTTGCCGAAGGCATCGAGGATTTCTCCGAGGCGCTGAAGCTGAAAGGTCTCGGCTGCGGCATGGGGCAGGGCTATTTCTACGGCAAGCCCGCCGATTCCGTCACGACGCTGCGCTATCTTGCCGAAAAATATCATGACAACGGACCGGCCCTGTCCGTCGCTGTCTGA